Part of the Methylovirgula sp. 4M-Z18 genome is shown below.
GGCGTAGCCGATGGTGGCCGCCATCGAAATGCCGAGCGCCGGCGTCGAGCCGAGGGTGGCGCTCATGCTGAAGACGGCTGGGATCATATTGGCAAGACCGAGGCCGACCAGGCAGAAACCGGCAAGCGCGAGGGGCAGGCCGTCGGCGCTCAGGGCCGCGAGAATGCCGGCCGCAGCCATGATCGCACCGAACTGGATGGCTCGCGCCCGGCCAAGACTCCGCACCACATAATCGCCTGATAAACGGCCAACCACCATCGCTCCGGAATAAACCGCAAATCCGGACGCGGCCGCACCCGGCGAGGCGGCGATGATGCTCATCAGATAGACGCCGCTCCAATCCGCCATCGCGCCTTCCACCAGCATGGTGAACAGGGCGACGACGCATAGGCCGATCAGCGGGCGCTCGGGCCAGGCGAAATGGCGCTCCTGCTGATCCTTCTCGCCAGGGCCGATGGGCGGAAGTGAAGCTGCAACGACGCCGAGCACGATGAGACCGGCAATCAGCAGGGTCCACGGCAGTTGCACCCCAAGGTTCGTCAGCATGCCGCCGATGGTAGCGCCGGCGAGTCCCCCGAGACTCCAGCACGCATGAAAAGACGACATGATCGCTGCGCCCCAGCGCGTCTCCACTTGCGCCGCATGCGCATTCATCGGTACGTCCATAAGACTGACGAAGAGACCCAAAAAGACCACGAGCACGGCGAGGCTCACAAGATCGGGCATGAATCCGGGCAGCGTGATCAACAGTGCGAAGAATACGGAACTATAGCGCAACGCCCGGCCGCTGCCGTTCAAACGATTGATGAACAAGGTTGAAAAGGGCATGGCCGCGACGGCGCCGATCGACATGGCGAGCAGAGCGAAACTCAATTCGGTATCGGTGAGAGCGAGATGGCGCTTGAGCTGCGGAATCGCAGTCGCCCAACTGCCCATGCCAAAGCCATTCGCAAAGAAAAGACCTGCGGTGCCAAGCCGGGCGTAAAGCAGGGACGGAGCGCGGGAGGACGACATCGATAGCTCGCGATCAATTAAGGGCTGATGTTTTGGGGCATGGGGCAAGGGTCGCTCGCTCCCAGTCAGGGCTGGGCGGAGCGGATGGACATGCCCCCTCGTTTCAGCGCGCCGACAAATTCCTCTGGCGCATCGGCCTCGACGCAGAGATGGGTGAGCTGCGTCGCGTTCAGCACATGAAAAGGGGCGCTGGTGCCGAGCTTATCGCTGGTCGCCGCGACGATGATCTGGCGGCTTCGTACGGCAAGTGCGCGCTTGAAGGCGGCGTCCTCGAAATGGAAGACCGAGACGCCGCCATCCGGTGCGACCGCGCAGGCACCAAGAAAGCAGATATCCGGGGACAAAGTGGCGATTGCCTGCATCGCTTCGGCCCCCAGCGCCGCGCCGGTGTGGCTGTCCAAGCGCCCCCCGATCAGGATCGTCTCGATGTTGCCCTTTTCCGCCAAGGCCAGGGCGATGGCTGGCGCGTTGGTTGCGGCAATGAGCGGCATATCGTCGGGCAGGGCGCGGGCAATGGCGAGATTGGTCGATCCCGCGTCGAGAAAGAGTAGTTGACCCTGCGCAACGAATGTGACGGCGACCTGCGCCAAGCGCGTCTTGCTGTCGAGATTTTCCGCGTTGCGGATAGCGACGGGCTTGTCGGCCGCAGCAACTGGCAGCGCGCCGCCATAGACTCGTCGGCAGATCCCCTGGTCGGCAAGCTCGCGCAAGTCCCGCCGGATCGTATCCTCGGACGTGCCGAGTTCCCGCGCCAAATCGCCCGCGAGCACGCGCCCCTGAGCGGCGAGGCGCTCTTGGATGAGGCGGTGACGTTGTTCGGGGAGAAGAGAGGCGACAATCGAATCGTGCATGATCATGCATTATCATGGACAATCAGGCATTGCAAGGCGAGCGAGTATCGATCTTGAGTGCGCGACGCAGAATGGCTGATGGACGGCTGCCGGGCGGCATTTTCCGGTGTGTCGAATTTCCCCACAACAAAGTCTATTAAAATAGTAGACATATAAGATTCGCCTGCCTACAGTCCAGAATACCGTGTTCAAGCAGACACCCGCGCCGCATCGTGCGGGCGGGCATTGATCACCTGTCCCGCGGCCCTATGACGTCTGTTGCAGACGCGGGGGCGGGGCCCAGCGTCCTTTGGACAGAAAGGTATTTGTTGATGCTGAGGTCTTTTACACGCCCGCTGGCGCTCGCGGCGCTGGTTTTCGGGCTGGCGCTGCAGTCGCCTGTTCAGGCGGGTCCGACACTGGACAAGATCAAGGAGCGCGGGGTCATTCGGGTCGGCGTCGGCAGCCAGCCCGGCTTCTTCTCGCCAGATGCCAACGGCAAATGGCAGGGATTCTTCGTCGATTTTGGTCGCGCGCTGGCCATTACCGTGTTCAACGATCCCGACAAGGTCGAGTTCACCAATTCCTCGCCGCAGCAGCGGCTTCCCGCGTTGCAAGCCGGCCAGTTCGACGTTCTCTTGTCCGCCGTCACGGTCACGGTCTCGCGCGCCTTCAAGCTGAATTTCCATTTCGGCCCGGTGGTCTTCTATGACGGGCAGGGCATTCTGGTGAAGAAGTCGCTTGGCGTGGAGAAGGCGGCCGATCTCGACGGCGCCACCATCGGCGTGCAGAGCGGCACGACCGGCGAACAGAATATCGCCGATTTCTTCAAGAAGACCGGCAAGACCTACAAGTCCGTCGTGATCGAGGATACGGACACGTTCACCCAGGCGCTCATCTCCGGCCGCGTCGATGCGCTCACCCAGGACGGCTCCGATCTCGGCTTGCGCCGCGCCGCGCTGCCGCATCCAGATGACTATGTGCTGCTGCCCGAGCGGTTGTCGAAAGAACCACTTGCGCCGGCGGTCCTGGGCGGCGACGACCGTTGGCTCGAGCTCGTCAACTGGACGGTTTACGCCACCATCCAGGCCGAGGAATGGGGCATCACCAGCCAGAATGTCGACGATTTCCTGAAGAGCGACGACCCGGCGATCAAACGCTTCCTCGGCGTTGACCCTTCGCTCGGCGAAGCGATCGGCCTTGATCCGAAATTTGCCTACAACATCATCAAAAAGGTCGGCAATTACGGCGAGATTTTCGAACGCAACCTCGGCAAGAATACGAAAATCGGGTTCGACCGCGGTCTGAACAACCTTTGGACCAAGGGTGGGCTCATCTATTCGCCGCCGTTCCGGTAAGATGTTTCCCTTCTCCCGCAGCACCGCTGCGGGAGAAGGGATTTCATGGCATCATATTCGTCCCATGACCGATCTCACCTTTCCATCGCCTCCGTCCAAACCCGGCCCATTCGGTGCGTTGCGCCTGTGGTGGGGCGATCGACCGCTTGCGCAAAGCTTTCTTCTCGCGGCGCTGTTTGCCCTTCTGGCATTGTTGACGCACAATATTCTGACAAGCATGGACCGGCTCGGCATGGCGCCGAGCCTCAGCTATTTGTGGCAGCCGGCCAGTTTCGATATCAGTGAATCGCTCATTCCCTATCAGGCCGGCGATCCTTATTGGCTCGCCATTCTCGTCGGCTTGCTCAATACGCTGAAACTCGCATTTTTCGGGTGCCTCTTGGCCACTGTGCTGGGCGTGGTGCTCGGCGTCGCGCGTCTGTCCGGCAATCCGCTTTTGTCGCGGCTCGTGCAAATCTATGTCGAGCTCATCCGCAACACGCCGCTCACGCTGCAATTGTTCTTCTGGATCGCGACGACGCACGCTCTGCCGCCGGCGAGACAGGCGTTGCAACCCTTGCCGGCGACCTATCTCTCCGTGCGCGGCGTTTTTCTGCCTTG
Proteins encoded:
- a CDS encoding MFS transporter translates to MSSSRAPSLLYARLGTAGLFFANGFGMGSWATAIPQLKRHLALTDTELSFALLAMSIGAVAAMPFSTLFINRLNGSGRALRYSSVFFALLITLPGFMPDLVSLAVLVVFLGLFVSLMDVPMNAHAAQVETRWGAAIMSSFHACWSLGGLAGATIGGMLTNLGVQLPWTLLIAGLIVLGVVAASLPPIGPGEKDQQERHFAWPERPLIGLCVVALFTMLVEGAMADWSGVYLMSIIAASPGAAASGFAVYSGAMVVGRLSGDYVVRSLGRARAIQFGAIMAAAGILAALSADGLPLALAGFCLVGLGLANMIPAVFSMSATLGSTPALGISMAATIGYAGFLVGPPIIGGIAGYGGLRVAFVPLLLAMLSIGMIALAIRPARSAQVALDEPAE
- a CDS encoding DeoR/GlpR family DNA-binding transcription regulator, encoding MIMHDSIVASLLPEQRHRLIQERLAAQGRVLAGDLARELGTSEDTIRRDLRELADQGICRRVYGGALPVAAADKPVAIRNAENLDSKTRLAQVAVTFVAQGQLLFLDAGSTNLAIARALPDDMPLIAATNAPAIALALAEKGNIETILIGGRLDSHTGAALGAEAMQAIATLSPDICFLGACAVAPDGGVSVFHFEDAAFKRALAVRSRQIIVAATSDKLGTSAPFHVLNATQLTHLCVEADAPEEFVGALKRGGMSIRSAQP
- a CDS encoding amino acid ABC transporter substrate-binding protein yields the protein MLRSFTRPLALAALVFGLALQSPVQAGPTLDKIKERGVIRVGVGSQPGFFSPDANGKWQGFFVDFGRALAITVFNDPDKVEFTNSSPQQRLPALQAGQFDVLLSAVTVTVSRAFKLNFHFGPVVFYDGQGILVKKSLGVEKAADLDGATIGVQSGTTGEQNIADFFKKTGKTYKSVVIEDTDTFTQALISGRVDALTQDGSDLGLRRAALPHPDDYVLLPERLSKEPLAPAVLGGDDRWLELVNWTVYATIQAEEWGITSQNVDDFLKSDDPAIKRFLGVDPSLGEAIGLDPKFAYNIIKKVGNYGEIFERNLGKNTKIGFDRGLNNLWTKGGLIYSPPFR